The Halorhabdus sp. BNX81 genome includes a region encoding these proteins:
- a CDS encoding NADH-quinone oxidoreductase subunit I, which translates to MIGVLKGMATTMKHALDGKTFTVEYPETAPEVSPRFRGVHKYSQERCIWCRQCENVCPNDTIQIVMDDQRNGEQYNLHVGQCIYCRLCEEVCPTDAIVLTQNFEFVGDTKDDLAYDKEELKNVPWYKDIDPLESREPDRGSWIGEGEGEVDYQ; encoded by the coding sequence ATGATCGGCGTCCTCAAAGGTATGGCAACGACGATGAAACACGCCCTCGACGGCAAGACGTTCACCGTCGAGTATCCCGAGACCGCACCCGAAGTCAGCCCGCGGTTCCGCGGCGTTCACAAGTACAGCCAGGAGCGCTGTATCTGGTGTCGCCAATGTGAAAACGTCTGCCCGAACGACACCATCCAGATCGTGATGGACGACCAGCGCAACGGCGAGCAGTACAACCTCCACGTCGGCCAGTGCATCTACTGCCGGCTCTGTGAGGAGGTCTGTCCGACCGACGCCATCGTGCTGACACAGAACTTCGAGTTCGTCGGCGATACGAAGGACGACCTCGCGTACGACAAGGAGGAACTCAAGAACGTCCCGTGGTACAAGGACATCGACCCACTGGAGTCGCGGGAACCGGACCGTGGCAGTTGGATCGGTGAAGGCGAAGGCGAAGTGGATTATCAGTAG
- a CDS encoding DUF4177 domain-containing protein produces the protein MSDQQYVYTLHETEGNKQSIGDLDAIINEYASEGWHLTETIARNGTTIGLVFEREVS, from the coding sequence ATGTCGGACCAGCAATACGTCTACACACTCCACGAAACGGAAGGGAACAAGCAATCGATCGGCGACCTGGACGCCATCATCAACGAGTACGCGAGCGAAGGATGGCACCTCACGGAAACGATCGCGCGCAACGGCACGACGATTGGACTCGTCTTCGAGCGCGAGGTCTCGTGA
- a CDS encoding DUF456 domain-containing protein — protein MEITVFLLVALALLLGGVLGSFVPMVPAGLLSIGGIVVYWWSTGYVTPGVFAFAGFLAVGVLVVVVDYLAGAIAAKAGGASTLSSLLGAVVGVLLFFPLGPVGIVLGITATVFVLELYRGRARSESLTAAAYALVGTLGSSVMQFVLTLSMLVAFLIVLVI, from the coding sequence ATGGAGATCACCGTCTTCCTCCTGGTCGCCCTGGCGTTGCTACTCGGTGGCGTCCTCGGAAGTTTCGTGCCGATGGTTCCCGCGGGCCTGCTCTCGATCGGCGGGATTGTGGTGTACTGGTGGAGTACGGGCTACGTGACTCCCGGAGTGTTTGCATTCGCTGGCTTCCTCGCCGTCGGGGTGCTCGTCGTCGTGGTGGACTACCTGGCAGGGGCGATCGCCGCAAAAGCCGGCGGTGCCTCGACGCTGAGCAGCCTGCTCGGCGCGGTCGTCGGCGTGCTGTTGTTCTTCCCGCTCGGGCCGGTGGGAATCGTCCTCGGCATTACGGCCACCGTCTTCGTCCTCGAACTCTACCGGGGGCGAGCGCGGAGCGAGAGTCTGACGGCCGCGGCCTACGCTCTGGTGGGAACGCTCGGCTCGAGCGTGATGCAGTTCGTCCTAACGCTGTCGATGCTGGTGGCGTTTCTCATTGTGCTCGTAATCTGA
- a CDS encoding ABC transporter ATP-binding protein — MSGSRHSADHPADEPPDNTATGDGQATTPETAAGDGQAPTPETAALYVDGLSKTFGSGEDAVTAVEDVCFAVEPGEVVGLLGPNGAGKTTTIKSILGLVLPDEGDVRIQGVDVADRPRRAYEHVDAMLEGARNDYWRLTVRENLRYFAAIRGHDPDALDDRHTELLEAFDIAGEADTEVRDLSRGMKQKVSLASVLAGDVSVAFLDEPTLGLDVESSLTLQRELVRLVDERDLTLVVSSHDMDVIEAVCDRVIIMNEGRIVVDDTVGNLLDGFETTGYRITARGLDEPTLADLQDRFELSAVERLDGRVRFEVAADSATFYRLTDALEAADVELGGVETVQPDLAEAFLEVTGNGDSLANGTTRGTER, encoded by the coding sequence ATGTCCGGTTCCCGCCACAGTGCTGACCATCCCGCCGACGAACCGCCCGACAACACTGCTACCGGTGACGGCCAGGCGACCACTCCCGAAACAGCCGCCGGTGACGGTCAGGCTCCCACACCCGAGACGGCTGCACTCTACGTGGACGGACTTTCGAAGACCTTCGGTAGCGGGGAGGACGCAGTTACCGCGGTCGAGGACGTCTGCTTCGCGGTCGAACCCGGCGAGGTGGTCGGCCTGCTCGGGCCCAACGGCGCGGGCAAGACGACCACGATCAAGTCGATTCTCGGACTGGTGCTTCCCGACGAGGGTGACGTTCGGATCCAGGGGGTCGACGTCGCTGACCGCCCACGCCGAGCCTACGAACACGTCGACGCGATGCTCGAAGGCGCGCGCAACGACTACTGGCGACTCACCGTCCGGGAGAACCTGCGGTATTTCGCGGCGATCCGCGGGCACGATCCCGACGCGCTCGATGATCGCCATACGGAACTGCTCGAGGCGTTCGACATCGCCGGCGAGGCCGACACGGAGGTCCGTGATCTCTCGCGTGGGATGAAACAGAAGGTGTCGCTGGCGAGCGTCCTGGCCGGGGACGTCTCGGTGGCGTTTCTCGACGAACCGACCCTCGGGCTGGACGTCGAGAGTTCGCTGACCCTCCAGCGCGAACTGGTCCGGCTGGTCGATGAGCGCGACCTGACGCTGGTCGTCTCCAGTCACGACATGGACGTCATCGAGGCCGTCTGCGATCGGGTGATCATCATGAACGAGGGACGGATCGTGGTCGACGACACGGTGGGCAACCTGCTCGACGGCTTCGAGACAACGGGGTACCGCATTACTGCACGCGGTCTGGACGAGCCGACGCTTGCCGATCTCCAGGATCGATTCGAGCTGTCGGCCGTCGAACGGCTGGACGGCCGTGTTCGCTTCGAAGTGGCAGCCGACTCGGCGACCTTTTATCGGCTGACCGACGCGCTGGAGGCGGCCGATGTCGAACTCGGCGGCGTCGAGACGGTCCAGCCGGACCTCGCGGAGGCGTTTCTCGAAGTGACCGGAAACGGTGATTCGCTGGCCAACGGGACCACGAGAGGGACGGAGCGATGA
- a CDS encoding ABC transporter permease, producing the protein MTAGEGGRRGEVVGNEPTRSGGYYHLLKAVIYRDLVVWLRYPVNAATGLLVTLIFFGLIFYGGRLVAGQAITDSIAGLIVGYFLWTLAQGSYYGITSAIQAEASWGTLERHFMTPFGFGPVILAKSIAVILRTFLTSAVVLAAMLVMTGRSIELPVVTVIVVATLAVASVFGLGLAMGGLSVLYKRINNLVNLLQFVFIALISAPVFEIPWTRALPLVQGSALLQVVMRDGVRLWELDPLALAILVGTAGLYLGAGYAMFVLTTRRARRLGVLGDY; encoded by the coding sequence ATGACTGCTGGTGAAGGTGGTCGCCGGGGCGAGGTCGTCGGCAACGAACCCACACGATCTGGCGGGTACTACCACCTGCTGAAGGCCGTGATCTACCGGGATCTGGTGGTTTGGCTCCGATATCCCGTCAACGCCGCGACCGGCCTGCTAGTGACCCTCATCTTCTTCGGGTTGATCTTTTACGGCGGGCGGCTGGTTGCCGGCCAGGCCATCACCGACTCTATCGCGGGACTGATCGTCGGGTACTTTCTGTGGACGCTCGCCCAGGGGTCGTACTACGGGATCACGAGTGCGATCCAGGCGGAGGCAAGCTGGGGCACCTTAGAGCGTCACTTCATGACACCGTTCGGGTTCGGCCCGGTGATCCTCGCGAAGTCGATTGCTGTCATTCTCCGGACGTTCCTCACGTCGGCGGTCGTGCTGGCGGCGATGCTGGTGATGACCGGCCGGAGCATAGAACTGCCGGTGGTGACGGTCATCGTCGTCGCGACGCTTGCGGTCGCCTCAGTGTTCGGTCTCGGGCTGGCGATGGGCGGGTTGAGCGTCCTGTATAAGCGGATCAACAACCTGGTGAACCTTCTGCAGTTCGTGTTCATCGCACTGATCTCCGCGCCGGTGTTCGAGATTCCCTGGACGCGGGCGCTCCCACTGGTGCAAGGAAGTGCGCTTTTGCAGGTCGTCATGCGCGACGGCGTTCGACTCTGGGAACTCGATCCGCTCGCGCTTGCGATTTTGGTGGGTACTGCCGGCCTCTATCTCGGGGCTGGCTACGCCATGTTTGTCCTGACGACCAGACGGGCGCGGCGTCTCGGTGTGCTCGGCGACTACTGA
- a CDS encoding NADH-quinone oxidoreductase subunit J, whose translation MGVLELIAFGLFALTTVGASLGVVLVRDVWHAALMLGIALLSVAVHYVMVQAPFVAAMQVLVYVGGVLILISFAVMLTRRSDPDSGEVAQ comes from the coding sequence ATGGGAGTACTCGAACTGATCGCTTTTGGGCTGTTCGCACTGACGACTGTCGGTGCCAGCCTGGGAGTCGTGCTGGTACGTGACGTCTGGCATGCGGCGCTGATGCTTGGGATCGCCTTGCTCAGCGTCGCCGTCCACTACGTCATGGTCCAGGCACCGTTCGTCGCCGCGATGCAGGTACTGGTGTACGTCGGCGGCGTCCTCATCCTGATTAGCTTCGCCGTCATGTTGACGCGCCGGAGCGATCCTGACTCGGGCGAGGTGGCACAATGA